Proteins encoded in a region of the Zea mays cultivar B73 chromosome 2, Zm-B73-REFERENCE-NAM-5.0, whole genome shotgun sequence genome:
- the LOC100194126 gene encoding cryptochrome-1 isoform X2, which yields MLAAEGIVVQSFNSDLLYEPWEVVDDEGQPFTMFDPFWNRCLSMPYDPPAPLLPPKRINSGDLSMCPSEDLIFEDESERGSNALLARAWTPGWQNADKALTAFLNGPLADYSVNRKKADSASTSLLSPHLHFGELSVRKVFHLVRMKQLVWSNEGNHAAEESCTLFLRSIGLREYSRYLSFNHPSSHERPLLAHLRFFPWVVDESYFKIWRQGRTGYPLVDAGMRELWATGWLHDRIRVVVASFFVKVLQLPWRWGMKYFWDTLLDADLESDALGWQYITGSLPDGRELDRIDNPQFEGYKFDPHGEYVRRWIPELARLPTEWIHHPWDAPVSVLQAAGIELGSNYPLPIVELDAAKGRLQAALSEMWQLEAASRATMNNGTEEGLGDSSEVLFPQELQMEVDRQPAPAEAAANVHVHVPMPARRRGDQMVPTMTTSSLNRAGTEVSADLVVANSEEEDTRAQVPFHAHLHLHPRAEAPPAARRTNNGARQHDVFQQRRNHRRDALLAPSASEASSSWTGREGAVVPVWSPPAASGHSDAFAADEADVSSRSYLGRHPQSHRLMNWSQLSQSS from the exons ATGCTGGCGGCTGAGGGCATCGTTGTGCAATCTTTCAATTCGGATCTGCTGTACGAGCCATGGGAAGTTGTCGATGATGAAGGGCAGCCATTCACCATGTTCGACCCGTTCTGGAACAGGTGCCTCAGCATGCCGTATGACCCCCCTGCACCGCTTCTGCCCCCGAAGAGGATCAATTCAG GTGACTTATCGATGTGCCCATCGGAGGATCTGATCTTTGAGGACGAGTCAGAGAGGGGAAGCAACGCTCTTCTGGCCCGAGCGTGGACGCCAGGGTGGCAGAACGCAGACAAGGCGCTGACGGCCTTCCTCAACGGCCCACTGGCCGACTACTCAGTGAACCGCAAGAAGGCCGATAGCGCGAGCACGTCCCTGCTGTCGCCTCACCTGCACTTCGGCGAGCTTAGCGTGCGCAAGGTCTTCCACCTAGTTCGCATGAAGCAGCTCGTGTGGAGCAACGAGGGCAACCACGCTGCCGAGGAGAGCTGCACCCTGTTCCTCCGTTCCATCGGCCTGCGGGAGTACTCCCGGTACCTGAGCTTCAATCACCCGAGCAGCCATGAGAGGCCCCTCCTGGCGCACCTCAGGTTCTTCCCCTGGGTGGTGGACGAGAGCTACTTCAAGATTTGGAGGCAGGGAAGGACCGGGTACCCGCTCGTCGACGCTGGCATGAGGGAGCTGTGGGCGACGGGGTGGCTGCATGACCGGATACGTGTGGTGGTGGCAAGCTTCTTCGTCAAGGTCCTCCAGCTTCCATGGCGATGGGGCATGAAGTACTTTTGGGACACGTTACTGGATGCTGATCTTGAGAGCGATGCGCTGGGCTGGCAGTACATCACTGGCTCTCTTCCTGATGGCCGGGAGCTTGACCGCATCGACAACCCCCAG TTTGAAGGCTACAAGTTCGACCCGCATGGGGAGTACGTCCGGCGATGGATTCCTGAGCTCGCAAGGCTGCCGACGGAGTGGATACACCATCCATGGGACGCGCCTGTCTCCGTGCTGCAAGCTGCAGGAATCGAGCTGGGCTCTAACTACCCTCTCCCCATAGTGGAGCTGGACGCGGCCAAGGGCAGGCTGCAAGCGGCCCTGTCAGAGATGTGGCAGCTGGAGGCGGCGTCGAGGGCCACCATGAACAACGGGACGGAGGAAGGCCTCGGCGACTCCTCGGAGGTCCTGTTCCCTCAAGAGCTGCAGATGGAGGTCGACCGGCAGCCAGCCCCAGCCGAGGCAGCAGCCAACGTGCACGTGCACGTGCCGATGCCTGCCCGGAGGCGCGGGGACCAGATGGTGCCCACCATGACGACCTCTTCGCTGAACAGAGCTGGAACAGAGGTCTCCGCCGATCTAGTAGTAGCGAACAGCGAGGAGGAGGACACCAGGGCGCAGGTTCCGTTCCACGCGCATCTCCATCTCCACCCCCGAGCCGAAGCCCCGCCAGCTGCGCGTAGAACCAACAACGGCGCTCGCCAGCACGACGTCTTCCAGCAGCGTCGGAACCACAGGCGAGATGCTCTGCTTGCTCCGTCGGCGTCGGAGGCTTCGAGCAGCTGGACCGGCAGAGAGGGCGCCGTGGTCCCGGTCTGGTCGCCTCCTGCGGCGTCGGGCCATTCGGACGCCTTCGCCGCCGACGAAGCTGACGTCTCTAGTAGGAGCTATCTGGGTAGGCATCCGCAGTCGCACCGCCTGATGAACTGGAGCCAACTATCGCAGTCATCGTGA
- the LOC100194126 gene encoding cryptochrome-1 isoform X1, producing the protein MRIVVWFRRDLRVEDNPALAAAARAGGEVVPAYVWSPEEEGPYYPGRVSRWWISQSLNHLDASLRRLGAGKLVTRRSADAAVALLQLVRDTGATHVYFNHLYDPISLVRDRRLKEMLAAEGIVVQSFNSDLLYEPWEVVDDEGQPFTMFDPFWNRCLSMPYDPPAPLLPPKRINSGDLSMCPSEDLIFEDESERGSNALLARAWTPGWQNADKALTAFLNGPLADYSVNRKKADSASTSLLSPHLHFGELSVRKVFHLVRMKQLVWSNEGNHAAEESCTLFLRSIGLREYSRYLSFNHPSSHERPLLAHLRFFPWVVDESYFKIWRQGRTGYPLVDAGMRELWATGWLHDRIRVVVASFFVKVLQLPWRWGMKYFWDTLLDADLESDALGWQYITGSLPDGRELDRIDNPQFEGYKFDPHGEYVRRWIPELARLPTEWIHHPWDAPVSVLQAAGIELGSNYPLPIVELDAAKGRLQAALSEMWQLEAASRATMNNGTEEGLGDSSEVLFPQELQMEVDRQPAPAEAAANVHVHVPMPARRRGDQMVPTMTTSSLNRAGTEVSADLVVANSEEEDTRAQVPFHAHLHLHPRAEAPPAARRTNNGARQHDVFQQRRNHRRDALLAPSASEASSSWTGREGAVVPVWSPPAASGHSDAFAADEADVSSRSYLGRHPQSHRLMNWSQLSQSS; encoded by the exons ATGAGGATCGTGGTGTGGTTCCGGAGGGACCTCAGGGTGGAGGACAACCCGGCGctcgcggcggcggcgcgtgccgGTGGGGAGGTGGTGCCGGCGTACGTCTGGTCGCCAGAGGAGGAGGGCCCTTACTACCCCGGCCGCGTATCCCGGTGGTGGATCAGCCAGAGCCTGAACCACCTGGACGCCTCGCTCCGCCGCCTTGGGGCGGGAAAGCTTGTCACGCGGAGGTCGGCCGACGCCGCCGTCGCGCTGCTCCAGCTGGTCCGCGACACCGGCGCCACGCACGTCTACTTCAATCATCTATACG ACCCGATCTCACTGGTCAGGGACCGCCGGTTGAAGGAGATGCTGGCGGCTGAGGGCATCGTTGTGCAATCTTTCAATTCGGATCTGCTGTACGAGCCATGGGAAGTTGTCGATGATGAAGGGCAGCCATTCACCATGTTCGACCCGTTCTGGAACAGGTGCCTCAGCATGCCGTATGACCCCCCTGCACCGCTTCTGCCCCCGAAGAGGATCAATTCAG GTGACTTATCGATGTGCCCATCGGAGGATCTGATCTTTGAGGACGAGTCAGAGAGGGGAAGCAACGCTCTTCTGGCCCGAGCGTGGACGCCAGGGTGGCAGAACGCAGACAAGGCGCTGACGGCCTTCCTCAACGGCCCACTGGCCGACTACTCAGTGAACCGCAAGAAGGCCGATAGCGCGAGCACGTCCCTGCTGTCGCCTCACCTGCACTTCGGCGAGCTTAGCGTGCGCAAGGTCTTCCACCTAGTTCGCATGAAGCAGCTCGTGTGGAGCAACGAGGGCAACCACGCTGCCGAGGAGAGCTGCACCCTGTTCCTCCGTTCCATCGGCCTGCGGGAGTACTCCCGGTACCTGAGCTTCAATCACCCGAGCAGCCATGAGAGGCCCCTCCTGGCGCACCTCAGGTTCTTCCCCTGGGTGGTGGACGAGAGCTACTTCAAGATTTGGAGGCAGGGAAGGACCGGGTACCCGCTCGTCGACGCTGGCATGAGGGAGCTGTGGGCGACGGGGTGGCTGCATGACCGGATACGTGTGGTGGTGGCAAGCTTCTTCGTCAAGGTCCTCCAGCTTCCATGGCGATGGGGCATGAAGTACTTTTGGGACACGTTACTGGATGCTGATCTTGAGAGCGATGCGCTGGGCTGGCAGTACATCACTGGCTCTCTTCCTGATGGCCGGGAGCTTGACCGCATCGACAACCCCCAG TTTGAAGGCTACAAGTTCGACCCGCATGGGGAGTACGTCCGGCGATGGATTCCTGAGCTCGCAAGGCTGCCGACGGAGTGGATACACCATCCATGGGACGCGCCTGTCTCCGTGCTGCAAGCTGCAGGAATCGAGCTGGGCTCTAACTACCCTCTCCCCATAGTGGAGCTGGACGCGGCCAAGGGCAGGCTGCAAGCGGCCCTGTCAGAGATGTGGCAGCTGGAGGCGGCGTCGAGGGCCACCATGAACAACGGGACGGAGGAAGGCCTCGGCGACTCCTCGGAGGTCCTGTTCCCTCAAGAGCTGCAGATGGAGGTCGACCGGCAGCCAGCCCCAGCCGAGGCAGCAGCCAACGTGCACGTGCACGTGCCGATGCCTGCCCGGAGGCGCGGGGACCAGATGGTGCCCACCATGACGACCTCTTCGCTGAACAGAGCTGGAACAGAGGTCTCCGCCGATCTAGTAGTAGCGAACAGCGAGGAGGAGGACACCAGGGCGCAGGTTCCGTTCCACGCGCATCTCCATCTCCACCCCCGAGCCGAAGCCCCGCCAGCTGCGCGTAGAACCAACAACGGCGCTCGCCAGCACGACGTCTTCCAGCAGCGTCGGAACCACAGGCGAGATGCTCTGCTTGCTCCGTCGGCGTCGGAGGCTTCGAGCAGCTGGACCGGCAGAGAGGGCGCCGTGGTCCCGGTCTGGTCGCCTCCTGCGGCGTCGGGCCATTCGGACGCCTTCGCCGCCGACGAAGCTGACGTCTCTAGTAGGAGCTATCTGGGTAGGCATCCGCAGTCGCACCGCCTGATGAACTGGAGCCAACTATCGCAGTCATCGTGA
- the LOC103648599 gene encoding uncharacterized protein, producing the protein MGARPRMMPIPFHSIPFGRSLLPPLRLLRGWAHKVARDDGGDAIAICRARFHSTMGEIDDVGALPCSLLRPPSLLLFLVQSAWWSTARSPSPKPSDRPPPSHHGPCSSSASPPRRLTFGRREDTSRLQIRTLVLQLWPVTILYTEIFLVRGSLATISGRRCPSPTTAPTSTPPDSRATLGIIPGGRAPELSGKIAAEAHWGAPLLLDVSAISPSPWASRRGLAQGVVDRNPRSPIAGKKASSTIAFVSTAPRIYSCLRNKNGVLGSQGLLRCDCAVRRGGAAAHWVGVEKSVWRRRIRLVRPRLEVRNDGHWPLISL; encoded by the exons ATGGGGGCCCGGCCGCGGATGATGCCCATTCCATTCCATTCCATTCCATTCGGGCGGTCGCTGTTGCCGCCCTTGCGCCTTTTGCGTGGGTGGGCGCATAAAGTCGCTCGCGACGACGGCGGCGATGCCATCGCCATCTGCCGCGCGCGATTTCATTCCACGATGGGGGAGATAGATGATG TGGGAGCACTCCCCTGCTCCCTCCTTCGCCCACCCAGCCTTCTCCTCTTCCTCGTGCAATCCGCCTGGTGGTCGACCGCTCGGTCTCCATCTCCCAAGCCGTCGGACCGGCCTCCTCCCAGCCACCATGGGCCCTGCTCCTCTTCAGCTTCCCCTCCGCGCAGGCTCACCTTTGGTCGTCGTGAGGACACCAGCAGGCTCCAAATCCGAACGCTCGTGCTCCAACTTTGGCCGGTCACCATCCTCTACACCGAGATCTTCCTGGTGCGCGGGTCCTTGGCCACCATCTCTGGGCGCCGCTGCCCAAGTCCGACCACAGCCCCTACCTCGACGCCGCCTGATTCAAGAGCCACGCTCGGCATCATCCCTGGCGGCCGAGCTCCAGAACTTTCGGGGAAGATCGCCGCTGAAGCTCACTGGGGAGCACCCTTGCTACTCGACGTGAGCGCCATATCTCCCAgtccgtgggctagtcggcgtggGTTGGCTCAAG GCGTCGTGGACAGGAATCCTAGGAGCCCAATCGCCGGTAAGAAGGCCTCATCTACGATCGCATTTGTCTCTACTGCGCCTAGAATCTATTCGTGCTTAAGAAATAAGAACGGTGTCCTGGGCAGCCAGGGCCTTCTCCGGTGTGATTGTGCGGTGCGAAGGGGCGGCGCCGCCGCACACTGGGTTGGGGTGGAGAAGTCGGTCTGGCGCCGTCGGATTAGACTGGTGCGACCACGATTAGAAGTTAGGAACGATGGTCACTGGCCGTTGATCTCCCTTTGA
- the LOC100304268 gene encoding putative ubiquitin carboxyl-terminal hydrolase superfamily protein → MVMGASGSKLEKALGDQFPEGERYFGLENFGNTCYCNSVLQALYFCIPFREQLLEYYANNKTPGDVEENLLTCLADLFMQISQAKKKTGVIAPKRFVQRVKKQNELFRSYMHQDAHEFLNFLLNELVDILEKESSAAKDSPQSSSPEKAPNGPVQPLANGVKKEPPVTLVHKNFQGILTNETRCLRCETVTARDETFLDLSVDIEQNSSITSCLKNFCSTETLNAEDKFFCDKCCSLQEAQKRMKIKKAPHILVIHLKRFKYIEQLGRYKKLSYRVVFPMELKLSNTSDDVDTEYSLFAVVVHVGSGPNHGHYVSLVKSHNHWLFFDDENVEMVEEQTLQTFFGSSHEYSGNTDHGYILFYEGLGGKS, encoded by the exons ATGGTCATGGGAGCCAGCGGCTCCAAGCTTGAGAAGGCCCTCGGAGACCAGTTCCCGGAAGGCGAGCGCTACTTCGGCCTCGAGAACTTCGGCAACACTTGCTACTGCAACAGTGTCCTTCAG GCACTTTATTTTTGCATTCCATTCAGGGAGCAGTTACTGGAATATTATGCAAATAACAAAACTCCAGGTGACGTTGAGGAAAATCTTTTGACTTGTTTGGCCGACCTTTTTATGCAG ATAAGCCAAGCAAAGAAAAAGACCGGTGTTATTGCTCCAAAACGTTTTGTTCAGAGAGTGAAGAAACAGAATGAGTTGTTTCGCAGCTACATGCACCAG GATGCACACGAGTTCTTAAATTTTCTTTTGAATGAACTTGTTGATATTCTGGAAAAAGAGTCAAGTGCTGCTAAGGACTCACCCCAATCATCATCTCCAGAAAAAGCTCCAAATGGCCCAGTTCAACCTTTAGCCAATGGAGTTAAAAAAGAACCACCAGTTACTCTGGTCCATAAAAATTTCCAG GGCATATTGACCAATGAAACAAGATGCCTAAGATGTGAAACAGTAACTGCAAGGGATGAAACGTTTCTTGATCTTAGTGTTGACATTGAACAAAATAGTTCTATCACAAGCTGCCtgaaaaatttctgttctacagaGACTTTAAACGCAGAGGATAAATTCTTCTGTGACAAATGCTGCAG TTTGCAAGAAGCACAGAAgagaatgaagatcaagaaggctCCCCACATACTGGTGATCCATCTAAAGCGTTTCAAGTACATTGAGCAGCTTGGCCGGTATAAGAAGCTTTCATACCGGGTTGTATTCCCCATGGAACTGAAGCTCAGTAATACATCTGACGATGTAGACACTGAGTATTCCCTCTTTGCTGTCGTGGTCCATGTTGGAAGTGGCCCCAACCATGGGCACTATGTAAGCCTTGTCAAAAGCCACAACCACTGGTTGTTCTTCGATGACGAAAACGTCGAGATGGTTGAAGAGCAGACCCTACAAACATTCTTCGGTTCCTCACATGAATACTCAGGCAACACAGACCATGGGTATATCTTGTTTTATGAGGGGCTTGGTGGGAAGAGTTAG